GGTTTGCTGGAACAGTTGTATTCTATTCAGTTGATGAGGAAGCGGGTGTCAGATTCAGATTTTACAACAATAGTGACTTTCGATAGCCCTTTGAGTCCTCTTAATGCAACTTATACAGATTCTTCACTGGAATCTAGGACAGTAGCAACAAAACCAACGGCAGACAGTAGTACAGCAACACTTGTGTTTAACACAGTAAAGTGTGATGATAAAGCTACATATAAATGGAAGGCATTTTACTCTGACGGAACAAATAGGAATGTCGAGGAAACTTTTACTTTTACTGTGAAAGGTAAATTCAGTCCACCTTTTCGAGTAAGcgagtaagtaagtaagtacttAAGTGAGTAAGTACGTCAGCCAGCGAGTAAGTACGTAAGcgaataagtaagtaagtacgtCTACAAGtgaataagtaagtaagtaagtaagtaaataagtaagcGAGTTAGTACTTAAGCGAACAAGTAAGTAAGTACGTAAGCGAATAAGTAAGTGAGTACGTTAACGAGTAAGTATGTAAGTACGTAAACGAGTAAGTACGTAAGcgaataagtaagtaagtacgtAAAcgagtaagtaagtaagtacgtAAACGAGTAAGTACGTAAGcgaataagtaagtaagtacgtAAGtgaataagtaagtaagtacgtAAGCGAACAAGTAAGTAAGTACGTAAGCGAACAAGTAAGTAAGTACGTAAACGAGTAAGTACGTAAGcgaataagtaagtaagtacgtAAGTGAATAAGTAAGTACGTAAGCAAGTAAGTACGTAAGCAAATAAGTAAGTAGGTACGTAGGCGAGTAAATACATAAGCGAATACGTAAGTACGTAAGCGAATGAGTAAGTAAGTACGTTAGtgaataagtaagtaagtatgtaAGTGATAAAGTACTTAAGCGAATAAGTGAGTAAGTACGTAAGCGAATAAGTAAGTAAGCACATAAGCGAATAAGTACGTAAGTTCGTGAGCGAGTAAGTACGTAAGcgaataagtaagtaagtacgtAAGCGAATAAGTAAGTAAGTGCGTGAGCGAGTGAGTACGTAAGCGAATAAGTAAGTATGTACGGcgaataagtaagtaagtagtaCTACGTAAGCAAGTAAGTCCGTAAGTGAATAAGTAAGTAAGCGAGTAAGCAAGTGAGTAAATAAGTGGATAAGTAAGTAAGCGAGTTATTGAGTAAGCGACTAACTAAGGAAGTAAGtaaacgtttgtttgttttgtttgtgttgggtttaacgccgttattcaacagtatttcagtcatgtaacggcgggcagttaacctaaccagtgttcctgggttctgtaacagtacaaacctgttctccgcaagtgccaacttccccacatgaatcagatgtggagtaCGAATGATTGcagaaaaatgtcttttatcaaatcgtcacagagaacatacgcccggccAGGgtatcgaactcgtgaccccgcgatccgtagaccaacgctctccctactgagctaagcgggcgggctatgtAAGAAAGTAAGTagataagtaagtaagtaagtataaGTAAGTAAGAAAATAGGTAAGTAAgtaaaagtaagtaagtaagtaattaaGTAAGTAATTAAGTAAGTAAAATCGTCAtagagaatatacgccccgcccggggattgaattcacgatcccgcgatccgcataccaacgctctccctacagagctaagcgggcgggctaagtAAGTTTGTAAGaaggtaagtaagtaagtaagtaagtaagcaaattattattattatattattattataccagatttatatagcgcctttttcatgatcaatttcacgttcaaaggcgctttacatagttcaaatgcagccacacagggcgcataatacatcctctactagtacagacacagagcgatctgaccagagggacagagtgagacaaagccctcatgacagagagatcagaaatcagatacaggcttgtccggctaacttagcctagctcgttgcgaatagacagcctggttctttaacgtgccctgtgtatagcactgatacacgcaatcattgcctcttcagtacacctctagttgggtgggaaacactgaaaagcgtttctgaaaattcccgagtagctgccggggatcgaacccccgacctcaggattggaaggccagtgtgcaaaccactgagctatccgtccacccggATTAATAAAGCAAGTAAATAAGCAAGTAAATAAGTAATTAGATATGTTAGAAAGTAAATAAGGAAGTAAATAAGTAAATTAGTAAGCCTTAAGATTATTGTGCTATTTTAGTGGCATGTgcattgtatatttataattctaacacgaccaacaaataacctatatacacataggaGAAAATCAACCAacgattttttaagaaataatatagatctatatcatttagtgatttgtcgctgaataaattattgtttggagttcaaatgcgaaggaattatatcacaagggcgcagcTGAACGAcaacaatggttttattcaagagcaaatcactatatgatatacattatttcgattctaacacgttaccaaggattttgaagtacatccttgacggcattcattaaattttgcccgttttcaatcagtttccagcgcgccgctatgccgtttgacgctgtGACGTAATGACTGTGACGTCaaaacagtgaattgttgaaaaataattcacttttttcagccttctttgtttaataggaaaatgaatcggattgtGTTAGAATTTGCGATAACCCATGTGCGTGCAAAGTAGAGACGTCATCCTCTATGTATGAaatgatccaggtgcgtagcacgaaaTGTAATTCATGTcgtaaaagtagttaccattttttctaacactgttcatactagtatgtcgtgttagaatcgaaataacaggttccaaagtgtgatttatcgtagaataacccgtgttttgagttcttatgcgtaagaatatatcacgaaggccgtaccACACttaaaaacttattatttcttaaatataaaacattgaagCCAGCGCTTGGCCTATAAAACACCTAGTGAAGTAAGAAACATTGTGTACGTAATTAACACATGGgtgttcttgcataccagactgggttTGCCAATGATTTAACTCCATCTTACACCTGGGACgaaagatgactcacgtgctttCCATGACGTATTAAGAACTACATTTTTGTAGAAGATTTATCcagcaatttatattttattacataaaacgaGATAATATCAAATACCTAGACATTTCCTCCTTGTTCGTCatagcatatttctcgattcataaaacgttattttatgaaaatagtttcaaaatacacAACGTTATGTtgcaaaagataaaacaaaaccggatcTAAATGTCgtcatttgtctttgaaacgtcatgacgtcttatctgtttacggacgttgatttcccgcgcctTGTTAAAAAAcactactataagaaaaaagtgttaTAAAGAAGGTCatcgtttaattttttttttactattgtttcttaaatatggcgtacaagaaaaagattctatcactggctgtaggagCAGATATCTCGgctgagcctcgttaccgcctaaacagttactctcgagccggatattcctatctacacctacagccagtgaaaaAATCTTATAATATGGATTCTATTGGAAtatttgttaaacatattttatcctTAATTGTATAAGGTTCGTAAAGTGggaattaaatattaaatgttgTTTATGTTTTAGTTAAGCTTCATTATTAgataattgtttacattttgttttgaattgatTTCAGTTGATTAGATTTAATCGAGATAATATAAGTGATGTAAAATTACCATTTGTCAACAAAGATTTGGTATgatatttaattacatttttgtaactcacagCATCAGGAGATTTCACGTCGTTGgtttaaaacaaaagttgaaaagaCATGTCGATGGTTCAGCAGAAAAAgctaacatgaaaaaaaaatttatcttttatatccGAAACATAATGTGTCATTTTCTGGGGTAAAATTACGTAGAAATGAAATCACGAGATGATAAGGTGATGCGCATCTAAACAAATTCGTTGTATGTTGAAGAAATGAGTATAAAATTTTCAATGTGATTTATTGTTAAAGATATCAATTCAGTGCTCAATGTTCttacataaaaatgtatttaagaaaCGTTTCAAAATTGACATACTGTATCTCGCGAAAACACCCGAAGGGACAGTTAATTTGATGTCAGACAGATACGTTTTGAATGAGAATTTCTTGTCAGtattattattgtcaataatataaaaatatgctGATTTATGAAAAAGCAAACTTGTTTTTTATGAAAGTCAATGTCTTCTTGTCTGGATGtaaagttgcgcaatatttccgctacaGCACGCAtgtatatttcttgatacaaatgtaataacctataaatgtcatatttttacCTTAAGAAGAAGAAAGTTATTATCATTGGTAACGAGTCGGCGGATCACCTAAACTGGTTCTACTATCTGAACAATGGTACATCAAGTCCTATAGTTATACCCGCCCATCTACTATAGGACTAACAatgacaagggacataattagtAAATAACTGTCCGACCAATGGAAAagtgaaatgaaaataactttttgtttttgttattggcTAATATTTACTGTTACTGTTTCAGCAAAAACATTGTTTTGGCAACAGGATCATCGTTCTCTTTCCTACGCACCAAGTACTAACCTAGAAGAGGGTGATAATGTTGTATTCACCTGCTCTGGGGATGTTGGTAACGAACCAGTTGGTCTCCTAGGCTGGTTCTACTATCTGTACAATGATATATCAAATGCTATTAACGCATCAAGTAAAGCTACATCAACAGCTCCAGTATACGTGTCAAGCACCTGTAGTTATACCCGCACATCTACTCTACAACTTACAATGACAAGGGACTTCAACGATCTTGTAGTGAGATGTACAGTTCAACAGGATAAGTACGATCAGTTTGGCGATGGTAACgtacaaacagaaaatattccaGTCTATTGTAAGTGTCCTACAAATAAAATCTGGTTTCCTAAGAATTATTTTATTCGTTCCAAGAGCTTTTTATTTGGGTGTTATATTCTGTTTTGGGGAATTGTTTTGGCAAGACATTTGTTACAATAATTGAAATAAGGTGGACACTCCATTCGatttaattcaatttatttatcagaccCTCTTGTTGATGTGAAGATGTATTGTAACAATATATTAATTGTAGGTATTCATAACCGTTTGAAGTTATTGTATTGCGAAAATTACTTTTATTAGTACAATGTTTATTACTTGTGTATTACGTTTTTACCGGTTTGTATGTGCatgcttgcgtgcgtgcgtgtaatATGTTAGGCGTAAAACGTAATTATTACTTAACTCTTGATAagtcaacattttgtttttccaGATGCTCCAAGAATTTCTACCATACCTAATACTACAATCAATGAAGGTCAGGACATGTATGCTATATGTGATGCAGACTCGTATCCAGCACCTGTGTATAGATGGCTCCTAGCCAACGGTTCCGTGATTCGTGGACCGCATCTAGTACTTGCAAGCCCTACAGTTGAAGATACTGGATTGTACACATGCATTGTTTACAATACATACAAGAGTGAAAACCATACCGTAAAAAGGATTACCTTTATTCAGATTTTGAAGACACCTGCCATTTCTACAACAGTGGCATCAAAAATGACATCAACAATGACATCGACAATGATATCGACACATGTTCAGAAATGTAAGTACTTGTATCTCTTGAATAGTTTACAGCCTAATCGGTAGGGTAACCAAAGGAAAGCGCAGGAATTCTATATAACTTGTTGTCCcaaaagattttatttatgtGCATACTTGTAATGCGAACAATAACTGCGTGAATAGATACATTTGTACGACATATATTTTGTTGAAAGATTAAATCAATACATCATCTTTTCCAGCACTGTTGGATATCTCAGTCTTTTTCTACTGACCTTAAAACAAGTTGGCATTTGTTTACGTATctaaaaaaagttattgtttttttttttgtttttttttttcgttttttttttcgagaaaatgAAATTCGTGTGATTGTTGAATgctttgttttaaaatgaaatttagtttaAGGATGaatacccgtaataggcctcaatttcaccaaaagcgtacatacaacttgataatgtaagctttgaaaatgtcaaactatAGAAATAAgatgcatat
This Mercenaria mercenaria strain notata chromosome 17, MADL_Memer_1, whole genome shotgun sequence DNA region includes the following protein-coding sequences:
- the LOC123536663 gene encoding uncharacterized protein LOC123536663, with the protein product MDYRHLFNKIFLFSLMIPITDVYSLTLSVYQSADKAVLGDNPFTLSCTYTTGLLEQLYSIQLMRKRVSDSDFTTIVTFDSPLSPLNATYTDSSLESRTVATKPTADSSTATLVFNTVKCDDKATYKWKAFYSDGTNRNVEETFTFTVKAKTLFWQQDHRSLSYAPSTNLEEGDNVVFTCSGDVGNEPVGLLGWFYYLYNDISNAINASSKATSTAPVYVSSTCSYTRTSTLQLTMTRDFNDLVVRCTVQQDKYDQFGDGNVQTENIPVYYAPRISTIPNTTINEGQDMYAICDADSYPAPVYRWLLANGSVIRGPHLVLASPTVEDTGLYTCIVYNTYKSENHTVKRITFIQILKTPAISTTVASKMTSTMTSTMISTHVQKSSSDDAEKSTDTAAFIGVGVGTCVFTLIVVGSVLVVTRYIRGRRKHIQNDGNGTHIGRETSNVSCEVGVQTGYHIYYNDHRIQGRGNVRPEAGSVRDYENPVQYDKLDDCKREDYQYTGLQSNYEELNDAKREANAYTIMESTSRN